A single genomic interval of Streptomyces showdoensis harbors:
- a CDS encoding serine/threonine-protein kinase, which yields MGGGELYCDTCGLAPVVAPGGLLASTPTGMAVAGKGSDSARSGSRASARGSSRSSRSSTSRRSVSGRLSRALSGQSTARSVSVRSSGSAGGQSGRGRLGAGLVAVPEVPRPDPRAAVMANPEVPERKRFCSRSDCGAPVGRSRGDRAGRTEGFCTKCGHPYSFVPKLRGGDVVHGQYEVAGCLAHGGLGWIYLAVDKAVSDRWVVLKGLLDTGDQDAMAAAISERRFLAEIEHSNIVRIYNFVEHLDQRTGSMDGYIVMEYVGGKSLKEIANDRRTPDGRRDPLPVEQACAYGIEALEALGHLHSRNLLYCDFKVDNAIQTEDQLKLIDMGAVRRMDDDESAIYGTVGYQAPEVAELGPSVASDLYTVARTLAVLTFDFQGYTNVFVDSLPEPDGIEVLRTYESFYRLLVRATDPDPGRRFASAQEMAEQLTGVLREVVALQSGRPRPALSTLFGAETRVTDTELFEEHTDDVSVLGARAPRRGRKALPTAVAGRGGSFLRPLDVPATALALPVPRVDPGDPNAGFLAGLLAAAPAELITALHAAPVPSLELRLRELRARLEMGDVAAAGQALAALEERHPDDWRVVWYRGVASLVTGDQAGAALSFDAIYDAFPGEPAPKLALGICAEFLGQLDNAAEYYRLVWATDPSYVSAAFGLARVQLAAGDRAAAVRTLESVPESSIHYTAARVAAVRARLRRRPANEPLGADLTAAAAQVSALQGFGLDAVRRERLSTEVLGTALDWVLSGSPGAGPAGTVLLGSALDERGLRFGLERSYRVLARLAQQGEERIELVERANRFRPRTWV from the coding sequence TGCGACACGTGCGGGCTCGCCCCCGTCGTCGCCCCCGGCGGGCTGCTCGCGTCCACGCCGACCGGGATGGCCGTGGCCGGGAAGGGCTCCGACTCGGCCCGGTCGGGCTCGCGCGCCTCGGCGCGCGGCTCCTCGCGCTCCTCCCGCTCCTCGACCTCGCGGCGGTCCGTCTCCGGCCGGCTCTCGCGCGCGCTGTCCGGGCAGAGCACCGCCCGCTCGGTGTCGGTGCGCAGCTCCGGCTCGGCCGGCGGCCAGTCCGGGCGGGGCCGGCTCGGCGCGGGCCTGGTGGCGGTGCCGGAGGTGCCGCGTCCCGACCCGCGCGCCGCGGTGATGGCGAACCCCGAGGTGCCCGAGCGGAAGCGATTCTGCTCGCGCTCCGACTGCGGGGCTCCGGTGGGCCGTTCGCGCGGCGACCGGGCCGGCCGCACGGAGGGCTTCTGCACCAAGTGCGGGCACCCGTACTCCTTCGTGCCGAAGCTGCGCGGCGGGGACGTGGTGCACGGGCAGTACGAGGTCGCGGGCTGCCTCGCGCACGGCGGCCTGGGCTGGATCTACCTCGCGGTGGACAAGGCGGTCTCGGACCGCTGGGTGGTCCTCAAGGGCCTGCTCGACACCGGCGACCAGGACGCCATGGCGGCGGCGATCTCCGAGCGCCGCTTCCTCGCCGAGATCGAGCACTCCAACATCGTCCGCATCTACAACTTCGTCGAGCACCTCGACCAGCGCACCGGCTCCATGGACGGCTACATCGTCATGGAGTACGTGGGCGGCAAGTCCCTCAAGGAGATCGCCAACGACCGGCGCACCCCCGACGGCCGCCGCGACCCGCTGCCGGTCGAGCAGGCCTGCGCGTACGGCATCGAGGCCCTGGAGGCCCTCGGCCACCTGCACAGCCGCAACCTGCTGTACTGCGACTTCAAGGTCGACAACGCGATCCAGACCGAGGACCAGCTGAAGCTCATCGACATGGGCGCGGTCCGGCGGATGGACGACGACGAGTCGGCGATCTACGGCACGGTCGGCTACCAGGCCCCGGAGGTCGCCGAGCTCGGCCCGTCGGTGGCCAGCGACCTGTACACGGTGGCGCGCACCCTGGCCGTGCTGACCTTCGACTTCCAGGGCTACACGAACGTGTTCGTGGACTCGCTCCCGGAGCCCGACGGCATCGAGGTGCTGCGCACCTACGAGTCGTTCTACCGGCTGCTCGTCCGCGCCACCGACCCGGACCCGGGCCGCCGGTTCGCCTCCGCGCAGGAGATGGCCGAGCAGCTGACCGGCGTGCTCCGGGAGGTCGTCGCCCTGCAGTCGGGCCGCCCCCGGCCGGCCCTCTCCACCCTGTTCGGCGCGGAGACGCGGGTCACCGACACCGAGCTGTTCGAGGAGCACACGGACGACGTGTCGGTGCTCGGGGCCCGCGCGCCCCGGCGCGGGCGCAAGGCGCTGCCGACGGCCGTCGCCGGGCGGGGCGGCAGCTTCCTGCGGCCGCTCGACGTCCCCGCGACGGCGCTGGCGCTGCCGGTGCCGCGGGTCGATCCGGGCGACCCCAACGCCGGCTTCCTCGCCGGTCTGCTGGCCGCCGCGCCCGCCGAGCTGATCACCGCCCTGCACGCGGCGCCCGTCCCCTCGCTCGAACTGCGGCTGCGCGAGCTGCGGGCCCGGCTGGAGATGGGCGACGTCGCCGCGGCTGGCCAGGCGCTGGCCGCGCTGGAGGAGCGGCACCCGGACGACTGGCGGGTGGTCTGGTACCGGGGCGTCGCCTCGCTGGTCACCGGCGACCAGGCGGGCGCCGCGCTCTCCTTCGACGCGATCTACGACGCCTTCCCCGGCGAGCCCGCGCCCAAGCTGGCGCTCGGCATCTGCGCCGAGTTCCTGGGCCAGCTGGACAACGCGGCGGAGTACTACCGCCTGGTGTGGGCGACCGACCCGAGCTACGTCAGCGCCGCGTTCGGCCTGGCCCGGGTGCAGCTCGCGGCGGGCGACCGGGCCGCCGCGGTGCGCACCCTGGAGTCCGTGCCGGAGTCGTCGATCCACTACACGGCGGCCCGGGTCGCCGCGGTGCGGGCCCGGCTGCGCCGCCGCCCCGCCAACGAGCCGCTGGGCGCCGATCTGACGGCCGCCGCCGCGCAGGTCTCGGCGCTCCAGGGCTTCGGCCTGGACGCGGTGCGCCGCGAGCGCCTCTCCACGGAGGTGCTGGGCACGGCGCTGGACTGGGTGCTCTCCGGCAGCCCCGGCGCGGGCCCGGCCGGCACGGTGCTGCTCGGCAGCGCACTGGACGAGCGCGGACTGCGCTTCGGCCTCGAACGCTCGTACCGGGTGCTCGCCCGGCTCGCCCAGCAGGGCGAGGAGAGGATCGAACTGGTGGAGCGGGCCAACCGCTTCCGCCCCAGGACGTGGGTGTGA